From Vibrio crassostreae, one genomic window encodes:
- the tmk gene encoding dTMP kinase: MNQSKFIVVEGLEGAGKSTAINAIVETLKASGVEDIVNTREPGGTVLAEKMRSLVKEEHAGEKLQDMTELLLMYAARVQLVENVIKPALDSGQWVLGDRHDMSSQAYQGGGRQIARTTMESLKATTLGGFKPDLTLYLDLDPRVGLERARGRGELDRIEKMDISFFDRTRERYLEIAEQDDSVLVINAQQEIEQVAADIKVALTAWLDKQ; encoded by the coding sequence ATGAATCAGTCGAAATTTATCGTGGTTGAAGGCCTTGAAGGCGCTGGCAAAAGTACAGCGATCAATGCCATCGTTGAGACATTAAAAGCATCGGGTGTTGAGGATATTGTTAATACTCGCGAGCCGGGTGGTACTGTCTTAGCTGAAAAGATGCGTTCATTGGTTAAAGAAGAGCACGCAGGCGAGAAGCTTCAAGACATGACTGAGTTGCTGCTGATGTACGCAGCACGTGTTCAATTAGTAGAAAACGTTATCAAGCCTGCACTAGACAGTGGTCAATGGGTATTGGGTGATCGTCATGATATGTCTTCACAGGCATACCAAGGTGGTGGTCGCCAGATCGCACGCACTACTATGGAATCACTGAAAGCAACCACGCTAGGCGGCTTTAAACCCGATCTAACGCTATATTTGGACCTAGACCCTAGAGTAGGGCTAGAGCGTGCTAGAGGTCGTGGTGAGCTAGATAGAATTGAAAAGATGGATATCTCGTTTTTTGACCGTACGCGTGAGCGCTATCTAGAAATTGCAGAACAAGATGATTCTGTACTTGTGATTAACGCGCAGCAAGAAATTGAGCAAGTAGCCGCTGATATTAAAGTCGCGCTAACTGCTTGGCTCGATAAACAGTAG
- a CDS encoding DNA polymerase III subunit delta', which produces MAEVYSWLTPVWSEWKKSLDAERFPNSVIVNAPEGLGVDALISQLTDALMCTNYESESCGFCHSCELMKSGSHPDFHVISPEKEGKSITVDQVRASNRWAQESSQLGGLRVILLNPAEAMNESASNALLKTLEEPSSKCIFILSTRNSNRLMPTIISRCQQFNVVSPQLEVGSAWLDGEVGKAVPQYILALNDNAPLKAKAMFEQGGVEASTKALDGFVNVIKGTQPDMLKFSTELSKDPLIQLGWLWHLLSDVQKLHFGLANQAITPSAKALVEVMSYQSAYAVSNKLLILIEQLKQHPGLNTELLIMNWLIATCEETCS; this is translated from the coding sequence ATGGCTGAAGTGTATTCTTGGCTCACACCGGTATGGAGTGAGTGGAAAAAAAGTCTCGATGCGGAGCGTTTTCCTAACTCTGTAATTGTTAATGCGCCGGAAGGGCTAGGCGTTGATGCGTTGATTAGCCAACTTACCGACGCATTGATGTGTACGAACTATGAAAGCGAGTCGTGCGGGTTTTGCCACAGCTGTGAATTAATGAAGTCGGGCAGCCATCCTGATTTTCATGTGATCTCACCAGAGAAAGAAGGTAAGTCGATCACGGTTGATCAAGTGCGTGCCAGTAACCGTTGGGCTCAAGAGTCTTCTCAGTTAGGTGGTTTGCGCGTTATCTTGCTTAACCCTGCTGAAGCAATGAACGAATCGGCTTCCAACGCACTACTGAAAACTCTGGAAGAGCCATCAAGCAAATGTATCTTCATTCTTTCTACTCGTAATAGTAACCGTTTGATGCCGACTATCATTAGCCGTTGCCAACAATTTAATGTGGTAAGCCCACAGTTGGAGGTGGGGTCTGCTTGGTTAGATGGTGAAGTTGGTAAGGCTGTCCCACAATATATTTTAGCGCTTAATGACAACGCGCCTTTAAAAGCAAAGGCGATGTTTGAGCAGGGTGGGGTAGAGGCTTCGACCAAAGCGCTTGATGGCTTTGTTAATGTCATTAAGGGCACTCAACCTGACATGCTAAAATTCTCGACAGAGCTTAGCAAAGACCCTTTGATTCAACTTGGCTGGCTTTGGCATTTATTGTCAGATGTACAGAAGCTGCATTTTGGTTTGGCGAATCAGGCTATCACTCCGAGCGCGAAAGCTCTGGTTGAGGTGATGTCTTATCAAAGTGCTTACGCAGTATCGAATAAACTGCTGATATTGATTGAGCAGTTAAAGCAACACCCTGGGCTCAATACGGAGCTACTCATAATGAATTGGCTGATAGCCACTTGCGAGGAAACATGTTCGTAG
- the pabC gene encoding aminodeoxychorismate lyase: protein MFWVDGESQQTVDILDRSFQYGDGCFTTMLVKGGQIQHFHDHQHRVDECLKALRISALDWDVVSPWLDTALQHIQHNALHGTKNLSGSKKFHNANKPHNEKAGIKLHVSRGAGGRGYSTKNIAKPTVTISTFDFPSHYSALQYSGVELGVCHQALGLSPLLAGHKHNNRLEQILMKDEMDQANEVDGVVLDILGNVIETTMANLFWRKGQAIYTPQLTQSGVAGVMRKQVLTALNQAELSVTISDYCLSQLMQADEVFMTNSILGVAPVTRISDTQFNIGTVTRSLQGQLNS, encoded by the coding sequence ATGTTTTGGGTTGATGGAGAAAGCCAGCAAACTGTCGATATATTGGATCGCTCATTTCAGTACGGAGACGGCTGTTTTACAACCATGCTTGTAAAAGGTGGCCAGATTCAACATTTTCACGATCATCAGCATCGTGTAGATGAATGCCTGAAAGCGCTACGCATTTCTGCTCTTGATTGGGATGTTGTTAGTCCTTGGCTCGATACTGCGCTTCAACACATCCAACATAACGCTCTTCATGGCACAAAGAACCTTTCTGGCTCAAAGAAGTTCCATAACGCAAACAAACCTCATAATGAAAAAGCAGGGATTAAGCTGCACGTTAGCCGTGGAGCGGGTGGGCGTGGCTACAGCACCAAGAATATCGCTAAACCTACGGTCACCATCAGTACTTTCGATTTTCCAAGCCATTATTCAGCGTTGCAATATTCTGGTGTTGAACTCGGTGTTTGCCATCAAGCGCTAGGTTTGAGCCCACTACTTGCTGGCCATAAGCATAATAATCGTCTTGAGCAGATTTTGATGAAAGATGAAATGGACCAAGCCAATGAAGTGGATGGTGTGGTTCTTGATATTTTGGGCAATGTGATTGAAACCACAATGGCCAACTTGTTTTGGCGCAAAGGTCAGGCGATATACACACCTCAACTCACTCAAAGTGGTGTAGCAGGGGTTATGCGTAAGCAAGTGTTAACCGCGCTGAATCAAGCTGAACTTTCCGTTACAATTAGTGACTACTGCTTATCTCAACTCATGCAAGCTGATGAGGTTTTCATGACCAACTCCATTTTAGGGGTTGCCCCAGTTACCCGTATTAGTGATACCCAATTTAACATTGGAACCGTTACTCGTAGCCTTCAAGGACAACTAAACTCGTGA
- a CDS encoding outer membrane beta-barrel domain protein encodes MNNKANMMALIAFLSVSSAHASPEIIITPMVGYTGGGSVEDQDGKTYDMKGSENYTFAIETPLEKGRIGFFYSNQSSELETLNLSSSIQYLHFQSSIYYPASPVLSGYLGLGLGASYVDVDWAKDKYGFSTSIFGGLEYKFSDRLALNTQVRWLGTVVDNDTTGVCNIPSNGQECIIRFDTDWMNQFQANIGLSFTF; translated from the coding sequence ATGAATAACAAAGCAAATATGATGGCACTGATTGCGTTTCTCTCCGTTTCAAGCGCACATGCTTCGCCGGAGATCATCATTACTCCGATGGTGGGTTATACCGGCGGTGGCAGTGTCGAAGACCAGGACGGTAAAACCTATGACATGAAAGGCTCTGAAAACTACACCTTTGCAATTGAAACGCCACTTGAAAAAGGACGCATCGGCTTCTTCTATTCCAATCAGAGCTCGGAATTAGAAACACTCAACCTAAGCTCCTCCATCCAATACCTACACTTTCAAAGTAGCATCTACTACCCGGCCTCCCCCGTGTTGTCGGGTTATCTAGGGTTAGGTCTTGGGGCTTCTTACGTCGATGTAGACTGGGCAAAAGATAAGTATGGGTTCTCAACCTCAATCTTTGGTGGCTTAGAGTACAAATTTAGTGATCGATTAGCGTTGAACACACAAGTACGTTGGTTAGGTACCGTCGTGGATAACGACACAACTGGCGTGTGTAACATCCCAAGCAATGGACAAGAGTGCATTATTCGCTTTGATACCGACTGGATGAACCAATTCCAAGCCAATATCGGACTCAGTTTTACTTTCTAA
- the mltG gene encoding endolytic transglycosylase MltG — translation MIKKLFIFIILCLIAAGAAGFYVYNQAQDNLKQVIQLEKPQVVTVASGSSFNRVLAQLIKEGLFEASPYEKLIRKLHPELVDVKAGTFLLEPGLTLEQALQVLVEGKEHQFTITFVEGSRFDEWLVQLKDNEFIQQTLDGVSEKEIAEKLGIENEKLEGLFLAETYHYTYGTTDLDLLKRAHRDLMSVVNEEWENRADKLPLKSPYEALILASIIEKETAVASERERVSSVFVNRLNKRMRLQTDPTVIYGMGDSYDGNIRKKDLRTPTPYNTYTMSGLPPTPIAMAGRASINAALNPEKSNYLYFVASGTGGHVFSKSLAEHNRAVRAYLKQLRKNR, via the coding sequence GTGATCAAAAAGTTATTTATTTTTATTATCTTGTGCTTAATCGCAGCTGGTGCTGCTGGTTTTTATGTTTACAACCAAGCACAAGATAACCTGAAACAAGTTATTCAATTAGAAAAACCACAAGTCGTGACTGTTGCTTCAGGTAGCAGCTTTAACCGCGTTCTAGCCCAGTTGATTAAGGAGGGGCTTTTTGAGGCTTCTCCTTACGAGAAGTTAATTCGTAAATTACACCCTGAGCTTGTAGACGTAAAAGCGGGGACTTTCCTGCTTGAACCGGGTTTAACATTAGAACAGGCACTACAAGTGCTTGTTGAGGGCAAAGAGCACCAATTCACTATTACCTTCGTTGAAGGCAGTCGCTTTGATGAATGGCTTGTCCAGCTAAAAGACAACGAATTCATTCAACAGACGTTGGACGGCGTTTCTGAAAAAGAGATCGCTGAAAAGTTGGGTATTGAAAACGAGAAGCTAGAAGGTCTTTTCTTAGCAGAAACGTATCATTACACCTACGGCACCACTGATTTAGATTTGTTGAAGCGCGCGCATCGCGACCTAATGAGCGTGGTGAATGAAGAGTGGGAAAATCGAGCGGATAAGCTTCCTCTTAAATCGCCATACGAAGCGTTAATTCTTGCGTCTATCATTGAGAAAGAGACCGCTGTTGCGTCAGAACGTGAGCGTGTCTCTTCTGTATTTGTTAACCGTCTGAACAAGCGTATGCGATTGCAAACTGACCCAACGGTTATCTACGGCATGGGTGACAGCTACGATGGCAATATCCGTAAAAAAGACTTACGCACGCCAACGCCATACAACACCTATACAATGAGTGGCTTGCCACCAACGCCGATTGCCATGGCAGGTCGAGCGTCAATTAATGCGGCTCTGAATCCAGAAAAGAGCAACTATCTCTATTTTGTCGCGAGTGGAACAGGTGGGCACGTATTTTCAAAGAGTTTGGCTGAGCACAACCGTGCAGTACGAGCTTACTTAAAACAATTAAGAAAAAACAGATAA
- the fabF gene encoding beta-ketoacyl-ACP synthase II: MSKRRVVVTGMGMLSPVGNTVESSWKALLAGQSGIVNIEHFDATNFSTRFAGLVKDFNCEEYMTKKDARKMDLFIQYGVAAGIQALDDSALTITEENAPRVGVAIGSGIGGLGLIEAGHQALTEKGPRKISPFFVPSTIVNMIAGHMSIMRGLRGPNIAISTACTTGLHNIGHAARMIAYGDADAMLAGGAEKASTPLGMGGFGAAKALSTRNDEPQKASRPWDKGRDGFVLGDGAGMMVLEEYEHAKARGAKIYCELVGFGMSGDAYHMTSPSEDGSGGALAMEAAMRDAGITGEQIGYVNAHGTSTPAGDVAEVKGIKRALGEAGSKQVLVSSTKSMTGHLLGAAGSAEAIITAMSLVDQIVPPTINLDDPEEGLDIDLVPHTAREVSNMEYAACNSFGFGGTNGCLIFKKI, encoded by the coding sequence GTGTCCAAGCGTCGTGTAGTTGTCACTGGCATGGGTATGTTGTCACCGGTAGGCAACACTGTAGAATCTTCTTGGAAAGCCCTGCTAGCTGGTCAAAGTGGTATCGTTAATATCGAGCACTTTGATGCAACCAATTTCTCAACTCGTTTTGCAGGTCTAGTTAAAGACTTTAACTGCGAAGAGTATATGACTAAAAAAGATGCTCGTAAGATGGACTTGTTCATCCAGTACGGCGTCGCAGCAGGTATTCAAGCTTTAGATGATTCAGCCCTAACTATTACTGAAGAAAACGCTCCACGTGTGGGTGTTGCTATCGGTTCTGGTATTGGTGGTCTTGGTTTGATCGAAGCCGGTCACCAAGCTCTAACTGAAAAAGGCCCTCGTAAGATCAGCCCGTTCTTCGTACCGTCGACGATCGTGAATATGATTGCTGGTCACATGTCTATCATGCGTGGCCTACGCGGTCCAAACATCGCGATTTCTACTGCATGTACGACTGGCCTACATAACATTGGTCACGCGGCTCGTATGATTGCATACGGCGATGCTGACGCAATGCTAGCGGGTGGTGCTGAAAAAGCATCTACACCACTAGGTATGGGCGGTTTTGGTGCGGCTAAAGCACTGTCTACTCGTAACGATGAGCCTCAAAAAGCTTCTCGTCCATGGGACAAAGGCCGTGATGGTTTCGTTCTTGGTGACGGTGCAGGCATGATGGTTCTTGAAGAGTACGAACATGCGAAAGCTCGTGGCGCTAAGATTTACTGTGAGCTAGTTGGCTTCGGTATGTCGGGTGACGCTTACCATATGACATCTCCAAGTGAAGATGGCTCAGGTGGCGCACTAGCGATGGAAGCGGCTATGCGTGATGCTGGCATTACTGGTGAACAAATCGGTTATGTTAACGCACACGGTACGTCGACTCCTGCGGGTGACGTAGCGGAAGTTAAGGGCATTAAGCGTGCTCTTGGCGAAGCAGGCAGCAAGCAAGTATTGGTTTCTTCTACGAAATCAATGACTGGTCACCTTCTAGGTGCTGCAGGTTCTGCTGAAGCTATCATCACGGCTATGTCTCTGGTTGACCAAATTGTTCCACCAACAATCAACCTAGATGATCCTGAAGAAGGCTTAGATATTGACTTAGTACCTCACACTGCGCGTGAAGTTAGCAACATGGAATATGCTGCATGTAACTCATTCGGTTTCGGTGGTACAAACGGCTGTTTGATCTTCAAAAAGATTTAA
- a CDS encoding patatin-like phospholipase family protein, with translation MNSGIITNIDTAIDLDYYAKFIAGKTALVAQGGGQRSIFTSGVLDAFLLSNFDPFDEFFGTSAGALNLCAYLCRDKGLGRSFVLDLTTAPEFFNLFSYIRHRKNLGLEWALEQIMAYPYKLDLDLGRQTLGDRHFYAAVTDSKDLRDHYFPLLGEDWYKVMIATCAIPRLYNDEIYIGDSAYVDGGVSACIPVQEAWRRQARSIVVIRTEPVLEDEHVGLAEAQATKSSIKAPKAISAEELEWFRESFDSVQGHWQQKVEQWKTDWTSFFQQQIMRSKEQKRDRGHLDLLNGGRWLFGADDIYRLSHLIGDKFDSGLADMLMVHYQTYSLTQDFLNSPPDDAFVVQIAPSQPLKSSSLMSDKEDLLHDYELGLEAGYRFVETYTSTENARNSHMPQLATIAADK, from the coding sequence ATGAATAGTGGGATTATAACCAATATTGATACAGCAATAGACTTAGACTATTACGCTAAGTTTATTGCTGGAAAAACAGCACTGGTCGCTCAAGGTGGCGGACAGAGAAGTATTTTTACTTCTGGAGTGCTGGATGCCTTTCTTCTTTCTAATTTTGACCCCTTCGACGAATTTTTTGGCACCTCAGCAGGCGCTCTTAATTTATGTGCTTATCTGTGCCGCGATAAAGGCCTTGGTCGTTCTTTCGTTCTCGACCTCACTACCGCACCGGAGTTCTTTAATCTCTTTTCCTATATACGCCACAGAAAGAACCTTGGATTAGAGTGGGCCTTAGAACAAATCATGGCTTATCCATACAAACTCGATCTGGATTTGGGACGACAAACGCTAGGTGATCGCCACTTCTATGCGGCTGTAACGGATTCTAAAGATCTGCGAGATCACTACTTTCCGTTATTGGGCGAAGATTGGTATAAGGTGATGATTGCGACCTGCGCCATTCCTCGTTTGTACAATGATGAAATTTATATTGGTGACAGTGCTTATGTGGACGGTGGCGTATCAGCATGCATACCGGTTCAAGAAGCATGGCGCAGGCAAGCTCGTTCCATTGTTGTGATTCGTACTGAACCCGTGCTAGAGGATGAACATGTGGGTTTGGCTGAAGCTCAGGCGACTAAGTCTTCAATTAAAGCACCTAAGGCAATATCTGCCGAAGAATTGGAATGGTTCCGCGAATCTTTTGACAGTGTTCAAGGTCATTGGCAACAGAAAGTGGAACAGTGGAAAACCGACTGGACCTCTTTCTTCCAACAACAAATTATGCGATCAAAAGAGCAGAAGCGTGACCGTGGGCATTTGGACCTGCTGAACGGTGGTCGCTGGCTATTTGGAGCGGATGATATTTATCGTTTGAGTCATTTAATTGGGGATAAGTTTGATTCAGGCTTAGCTGATATGTTGATGGTGCACTACCAGACTTATTCATTAACTCAGGACTTTTTGAATTCGCCACCGGACGATGCGTTTGTGGTGCAAATAGCGCCAAGTCAGCCGCTAAAATCGAGTTCATTAATGAGTGACAAAGAAGATCTGTTGCACGATTACGAATTGGGCTTAGAAGCCGGTTACCGATTTGTAGAAACCTACACTTCAACGGAAAACGCTCGCAATTCACACATGCCACAGTTGGCCACCATTGCTGCTGACAAGTGA
- the acpP gene encoding acyl carrier protein yields the protein MSNLEERVKKIIVEQLGVDEAEVKNEASFVDDLGADSLDTVELVMALEEEFDTEIPDEEAEKITTVQAAIDYVTSAQ from the coding sequence ATGAGCAACCTCGAAGAACGCGTAAAGAAAATCATTGTTGAACAGCTAGGTGTAGACGAAGCTGAAGTTAAAAACGAAGCTTCTTTCGTTGATGACCTAGGTGCAGATTCTCTAGACACAGTTGAGCTAGTAATGGCTCTAGAAGAAGAATTCGACACTGAAATCCCAGATGAAGAAGCTGAGAAAATTACTACTGTTCAAGCAGCTATCGATTACGTAACTAGCGCTCAGTAA
- the pyk gene encoding pyruvate kinase has protein sequence MTAELRKTKIVTTLGPSTDKGNVLEEIIKAGANIVRMNFSHGTSDDHIQRAEKVRAIAKRHGTQIAILGDLQGPKIRVSTFKDGKIQLAVGDLFTLDSSLGLGEGNQEAVGLDYKELPNDVSAGDILLLDDGRVQLKVTKVEGCRVHTEVIIGGPLSNNKGINKKGGGLSAEALTEKDKRDIVTAAQIKVDYLAVSFPRNGEDMHYARQLAREAGLEAHLVAKVERAETVATVENMDDIIMASDVVMVARGDLGVEIGDPELVGVQKQLIRRARALNRTVITATQMMESMISAPMPTRAEVMDVANAVLDGTDAVMLSGETAAGDYPVETVKSMAEVCIGAEKMAGVNQSNYRIDRTFVTAEETVSMATIYSANHMEGIKGVVTLTESGRTALMMSRLSADMPIYALSRNEGTLNRCTLYRGVTPIYFETEAKDSFDIALSTLTCLKEKGHLKFGDLVIVTQGDIMDVAGSTNCMRILPVT, from the coding sequence ATGACAGCCGAATTAAGAAAAACGAAAATCGTCACAACGCTTGGCCCTTCAACAGATAAAGGTAACGTGCTTGAAGAAATTATCAAAGCAGGTGCCAATATCGTCCGTATGAACTTCTCTCACGGCACCAGCGACGACCATATACAACGCGCAGAAAAAGTCAGAGCAATAGCAAAAAGACACGGCACTCAAATCGCCATTCTCGGAGACTTACAAGGTCCCAAGATTCGTGTGTCGACATTCAAAGATGGCAAAATCCAACTTGCCGTAGGCGACCTGTTCACTCTCGATAGCAGCCTAGGTTTAGGCGAAGGCAATCAAGAAGCCGTTGGCCTTGATTACAAAGAACTGCCTAACGACGTATCCGCCGGCGATATCTTGTTGCTTGACGATGGTCGTGTTCAACTCAAAGTAACCAAGGTCGAAGGTTGCCGTGTTCACACCGAAGTCATCATTGGCGGCCCACTCTCAAATAACAAAGGCATCAACAAAAAAGGCGGGGGCCTTTCCGCAGAAGCGCTAACAGAGAAAGACAAGCGCGACATCGTCACCGCCGCACAAATCAAAGTGGATTACCTAGCCGTATCTTTCCCACGTAATGGTGAAGACATGCACTACGCTCGTCAACTTGCACGAGAAGCCGGCTTAGAAGCTCACCTCGTCGCAAAAGTGGAGCGAGCAGAGACAGTCGCCACTGTTGAGAACATGGATGACATCATAATGGCCTCAGATGTGGTCATGGTGGCTCGTGGTGACCTCGGAGTGGAAATTGGTGACCCTGAGTTGGTCGGTGTACAAAAACAGCTTATACGCCGTGCCAGAGCGCTTAATCGAACAGTGATCACCGCAACTCAGATGATGGAATCGATGATCTCTGCGCCAATGCCAACCCGTGCCGAAGTGATGGACGTTGCTAATGCCGTACTGGATGGCACCGACGCAGTGATGCTTTCAGGTGAGACCGCTGCAGGTGATTACCCAGTCGAAACCGTAAAATCCATGGCAGAAGTGTGTATTGGAGCTGAGAAGATGGCGGGGGTTAACCAATCGAATTACCGTATTGACCGCACCTTTGTTACCGCTGAAGAAACCGTTTCTATGGCAACCATCTATTCGGCAAACCATATGGAAGGCATTAAAGGTGTAGTCACTCTCACCGAATCTGGCCGTACTGCGTTGATGATGTCTCGCTTAAGTGCTGACATGCCTATCTACGCGCTGTCTCGTAACGAAGGAACGCTCAATCGCTGTACCTTGTACCGAGGTGTTACACCTATTTACTTTGAGACAGAAGCCAAAGACAGCTTTGATATTGCGCTATCAACACTCACTTGCCTGAAGGAGAAAGGACACCTTAAGTTTGGCGACCTAGTGATCGTCACTCAAGGTGATATCATGGATGTAGCAGGCTCAACCAACTGTATGAGAATCTTGCCTGTCACTTAG
- a CDS encoding TatD family hydrolase — MFVDSHCHLDKLDYQDLHTSVEDVVNKAKAANVDQLLSVGVTLNSFENMLEMISPFDNVKASCGVHPLDVESDFCLETMREYASNPKVVAIGETGLDYHYQPETAELQQLRFKQHVELAVELNKPLIIHTRNAREDTLAILRDGGAEMCGGVIHCFTEDQAFAEAAMELGFYISISGIVTFKQATELKEVVRKLPLDRLLIETDSPYLAPIPYRGKQNQPAYVVEVAAYIAQLKGLSMKEVAEQTTKNYQKLFLR; from the coding sequence ATGTTCGTAGATTCCCACTGTCATTTAGACAAATTGGATTATCAAGATTTACACACAAGCGTAGAAGACGTTGTGAACAAAGCGAAGGCAGCAAACGTAGACCAGCTGTTGTCTGTTGGTGTGACACTGAATTCGTTTGAAAATATGCTCGAGATGATCTCGCCGTTTGATAACGTTAAAGCCTCTTGTGGCGTTCACCCTCTCGATGTTGAAAGTGATTTCTGTCTAGAGACAATGCGTGAGTACGCGAGTAACCCTAAAGTGGTGGCGATTGGTGAGACAGGTTTAGATTATCACTATCAACCAGAGACTGCAGAGCTACAACAGCTACGATTTAAGCAGCATGTTGAATTGGCCGTTGAGCTTAATAAACCTTTGATCATCCACACTCGTAACGCACGTGAAGACACATTGGCTATTTTACGTGATGGCGGAGCTGAGATGTGTGGTGGTGTTATTCATTGCTTTACTGAAGATCAAGCGTTCGCTGAAGCGGCAATGGAGTTAGGTTTTTATATCTCAATTTCAGGTATTGTGACCTTCAAACAAGCTACAGAACTCAAAGAAGTTGTTAGGAAGCTTCCTCTCGATAGGCTATTGATCGAGACAGATTCTCCATATTTAGCGCCAATTCCATATCGTGGCAAGCAGAATCAGCCTGCATATGTCGTAGAAGTTGCCGCCTATATTGCACAATTGAAAGGCTTGTCAATGAAAGAGGTTGCTGAACAAACGACCAAAAATTACCAGAAACTTTTTTTGCGATAA
- the ptsG gene encoding PTS glucose transporter subunit IIBC: MFKNLFASLQKVGKSLMLPVSVLPVAGILLGVGAADLPFIPEIVSNLMEQAGGSVFGQMALLFAVGVALGFTNNDGVAGLAAIVGYGIMTATLGVMAGVMGVDKIDTGVLGGILVGGVAAWAFNRFFRIQLPEYLGFFAGKRAVPIITGFSAIGLAILLSVVWPPVGGAISAFSDWAAHQNPQVAFGIYGIVERSLIPFGLHHVWNVPFFFEAGTCVNAAGETQNGVLTCYLVADDASRAAGNGFGQLAGGYMFKMFGLPAAAIAIAHSAKPENRAKVMGIMASAALTSFLTGITEPIEFSFLFVAPVLYAIHALLAGSAYVLANTLGFVHGTSFSHGLIDFLVLSGNASKMGLMVVCGIAYAAIYYIVFRTVIKALDLKTPGREDETEEESVATGSELAGELVAAFGGKANITGLDACITRLRVAVADTALVDQDKLKKLGAAGVVVVAGGVQAIFGTKSDNLKTDMDEWIRNNG, translated from the coding sequence ATGTTTAAGAACCTTTTTGCTAGCCTGCAGAAAGTTGGTAAGTCTCTGATGCTTCCAGTATCAGTTTTACCAGTTGCGGGTATTTTGCTAGGTGTCGGTGCAGCAGATCTTCCTTTCATTCCAGAAATCGTTTCAAACTTAATGGAACAAGCTGGTGGTTCAGTATTTGGTCAAATGGCACTACTGTTCGCAGTAGGTGTTGCACTTGGCTTTACTAACAACGATGGTGTGGCTGGTCTAGCTGCTATCGTTGGTTACGGCATCATGACTGCTACACTTGGCGTAATGGCTGGTGTAATGGGCGTTGATAAAATCGATACTGGTGTACTAGGTGGTATCCTAGTCGGTGGTGTTGCTGCTTGGGCATTCAACCGTTTCTTCCGTATTCAACTACCAGAGTACCTTGGCTTCTTCGCTGGTAAGCGTGCTGTGCCAATCATCACAGGTTTCTCTGCGATTGGTCTAGCAATCCTACTATCTGTAGTATGGCCACCAGTTGGCGGCGCTATCTCTGCGTTCTCTGATTGGGCTGCTCACCAAAACCCACAAGTGGCGTTTGGTATCTACGGTATCGTTGAGCGTTCTCTAATTCCATTTGGTCTTCACCACGTTTGGAACGTACCTTTCTTCTTTGAAGCTGGTACTTGTGTAAACGCTGCTGGCGAAACTCAAAACGGTGTTCTTACTTGTTACCTAGTTGCTGATGACGCATCTCGTGCAGCGGGCAATGGCTTCGGTCAGCTAGCTGGTGGTTACATGTTCAAGATGTTCGGTCTACCTGCTGCTGCAATCGCGATTGCACACTCAGCTAAGCCTGAAAACCGCGCTAAAGTAATGGGCATCATGGCTTCTGCTGCGTTGACTTCATTCCTAACGGGTATCACTGAACCAATCGAATTCTCTTTCCTATTCGTTGCTCCAGTACTGTACGCAATCCACGCTCTACTAGCTGGTTCTGCATACGTTCTTGCGAACACTCTAGGTTTTGTTCACGGTACATCTTTCTCACACGGTCTAATCGACTTCCTAGTTCTATCTGGCAACGCGTCTAAGATGGGCCTAATGGTTGTATGTGGTATTGCTTACGCTGCAATTTACTACATCGTATTCCGCACTGTGATTAAAGCTCTAGACCTTAAAACTCCAGGCCGTGAAGACGAGACTGAAGAAGAGTCAGTTGCGACTGGTTCTGAACTTGCTGGTGAGCTAGTTGCTGCGTTCGGTGGCAAAGCGAACATCACTGGTCTTGACGCTTGTATTACTCGTCTACGTGTTGCAGTAGCTGATACAGCTCTTGTTGACCAAGACAAACTGAAGAAACTAGGCGCTGCAGGTGTTGTTGTAGTTGCTGGTGGCGTACAAGCTATCTTCGGTACTAAGTCTGACAACCTTAAGACAGACATGGATGAGTGGATCCGTAACAACGGTTAA
- the cydH gene encoding cytochrome bd-I oxidase subunit CydH, translating into MDHNLKNALQITAFIYTVILSFGFIAIGS; encoded by the coding sequence ATGGACCATAATCTGAAAAATGCCCTACAAATAACAGCGTTTATCTACACAGTCATTCTTTCATTTGGCTTTATTGCGATTGGTAGTTAA